A single window of Pseudomonas benzenivorans DNA harbors:
- the gcvA gene encoding transcriptional regulator GcvA, whose amino-acid sequence MRRLPPLGAVRAFEAAARHLHFTRAADELAVTQAAISHQVRLLEEWLGQPLFERRGRVLALTPTGAAYLNDLTPALDRIAAASATARRPANGPVRMTVLPSLASRWLMPHLPALQAAHPEIDLQLTTTAELWDGKDTRFDLGLRSGPGGWRGLNSALLATETLTPLCSPALRQALPVPCAPVDLLDHRLLHDTPKGNWGRWFSAAGHPDLPVPAGLNLSDSALALQAAADGQGIALGRLFLAAGDLRAGRLVMPCPQLRIHNDYAYWLVWPPRHDANPAITAVRDWIRATAQAEITGLEQVLNDR is encoded by the coding sequence ATGCGTCGTCTGCCGCCGCTGGGGGCCGTCCGCGCGTTCGAAGCTGCCGCCCGCCACCTGCATTTCACCCGTGCCGCCGATGAACTGGCGGTAACGCAGGCCGCCATCAGTCATCAGGTACGCCTGCTGGAAGAGTGGCTCGGCCAACCCCTGTTCGAACGACGAGGCAGGGTGCTGGCCCTGACCCCCACAGGGGCCGCCTATCTGAACGACCTTACCCCCGCGCTGGACCGTATCGCCGCTGCCAGCGCCACGGCCCGTCGCCCGGCCAATGGCCCGGTGCGGATGACCGTGCTGCCATCGCTTGCCTCGCGCTGGCTGATGCCGCACCTTCCCGCGCTCCAGGCCGCCCACCCGGAGATCGATCTGCAACTGACCACCACGGCCGAACTATGGGATGGCAAGGACACCCGCTTCGACCTCGGTTTGAGGTCCGGCCCTGGCGGTTGGCGCGGGCTGAACAGTGCCTTGCTGGCCACAGAAACCCTGACCCCACTGTGCAGCCCGGCCCTGCGGCAGGCCCTGCCAGTCCCCTGCGCACCAGTAGACCTGCTAGACCATCGCCTGCTGCACGACACCCCGAAAGGAAACTGGGGCCGCTGGTTCAGTGCTGCCGGTCACCCTGATCTGCCGGTGCCCGCTGGACTGAACCTGAGCGATTCCGCCCTCGCTCTCCAGGCCGCTGCCGATGGACAGGGCATTGCGCTGGGACGGTTGTTTCTGGCAGCAGGCGACTTGCGCGCCGGGCGCCTGGTTATGCCCTGCCCGCAGCTACGGATCCACAACGACTATGCCTATTGGCTGGTCTGGCCACCGCGCCATGACGCGAACCCGGCCATCACCGCTGTCAGGGACTGGATACGCGCCACTGCACAAGCGGAAATAACAGGCCTGGAACAGGTTCTGAACGACCGGTAG
- a CDS encoding YkgJ family cysteine cluster protein, which translates to MTCTSRKIDQLRLQIPAFECVPGCHDCCGPVTASSEEMARLPVKGIAAHEAALADYNCVHLGPNGCEVYDQRPLICRLFGTTPNLPCPNGRGPEQPIEPAVEHRVHRLIASTRQRLL; encoded by the coding sequence ATGACCTGTACCAGCCGCAAGATCGATCAGCTGCGTTTGCAGATTCCCGCGTTCGAGTGCGTGCCGGGCTGCCACGACTGCTGTGGCCCGGTGACCGCATCAAGCGAAGAGATGGCGCGGCTGCCGGTCAAGGGCATTGCTGCGCACGAGGCGGCGCTGGCCGACTACAACTGCGTGCACCTGGGGCCCAATGGCTGCGAAGTGTATGACCAGCGCCCGCTGATCTGTCGTCTGTTCGGCACCACGCCGAACCTGCCTTGCCCAAATGGCCGTGGACCTGAGCAGCCAATCGAACCGGCCGTGGAGCACCGGGTCCACCGCCTGATCGCCAGCACGCGGCAGCGTTTGCTGTAG
- a CDS encoding LysE family translocator, translating to MPLELVAVFLGFAVPMVISPGPGNTVLALSGARFGVRGTGLFWLGFEIGNVLLCLLYGLGFGALLLQYPQSHTVMLWAGAAYVLYLAWGFFRSAAPGAKAQTVERMGMVSGIVAVLLNVKIHSMVAVMFAQFMRPDRALVPQVLLLTGAFLVVGIVCHFPWIYGGQLILGRFTSDQALRIQGLVFGGLMVAVAVYMVSV from the coding sequence ATGCCACTGGAGCTCGTTGCGGTCTTTCTCGGGTTTGCGGTACCGATGGTCATCAGTCCGGGGCCGGGGAACACGGTGCTGGCACTGTCCGGCGCTCGTTTCGGGGTGCGAGGTACCGGGCTGTTCTGGCTGGGATTCGAAATCGGCAATGTTCTGCTATGCCTGCTGTATGGCCTCGGTTTCGGGGCCCTGCTACTGCAATACCCGCAAAGCCATACGGTGATGCTGTGGGCGGGTGCGGCCTATGTGCTGTATCTGGCCTGGGGATTCTTTCGCTCCGCAGCACCTGGCGCCAAGGCCCAGACGGTGGAGCGCATGGGGATGGTCAGCGGCATCGTTGCCGTGCTGCTGAACGTCAAGATCCACTCGATGGTGGCGGTCATGTTCGCCCAGTTTATGCGGCCGGATCGGGCACTGGTGCCTCAGGTGCTGCTGCTGACTGGCGCTTTTCTGGTGGTGGGAATTGTCTGCCACTTCCCGTGGATCTACGGCGGGCAGCTGATTCTGGGGCGGTTCACCTCAGACCAGGCGCTACGGATACAGGGGCTGGTCTTCGGGGGCTTGATGGTCGCGGTGGCGGTTTATATGGTTTCAGTTTGA
- a CDS encoding aldehyde dehydrogenase, giving the protein MTSLTRADWEQRAQNLKIEGRAFIHGEYCAAASGATFECISPVDGRMLANVASCDQADAERAVQDARATFDSGVWSRLAPVARKEVMIRFADLIEQHGEELALLETLDMGKPISDSLGIDVSSAARAIRWSGEAIDKIYDEVAATPHNELGLVTREPIGVVAAIVPWNFPLLMSCWKLGPALSTGNSVILKPSEKSPLTAIRLAQLAIEAGIPTGVFNVLPGYGHTVGKALALHMDVDTLVFTGSTKIAKQLMVYAGESNMKRVWLEAGGKSPNIVFADAPDLQAAAEAAAGAIAFNQGEVCTAGSRLLVENSIKAQFVPLVVEALKTWKPGHPLDPQTNVGALVDQQQLNTVLGYIEAGQADGAKLVAGGKRTLEETGGVYVEPTIFDGVSNAMKIAREEIFGPVLSVIGFDDAEEAVRIANDTPYGLAAAVWTSNLSKAHLTAKALRAGSVWVNQYDGGDMTAPFGGFKQSGNGRDKSLHAFDKYTELKATWIRL; this is encoded by the coding sequence ATGACTAGCCTGACTCGCGCCGACTGGGAACAACGCGCCCAGAACCTGAAGATCGAGGGCCGTGCCTTTATCCACGGCGAATACTGCGCGGCGGCGTCCGGTGCGACCTTCGAATGCATCAGCCCGGTGGACGGACGCATGCTGGCGAATGTCGCCAGCTGCGACCAGGCCGACGCCGAACGGGCGGTACAGGATGCCCGGGCCACGTTCGACTCCGGCGTCTGGTCGCGCCTGGCGCCGGTGGCGCGCAAGGAGGTGATGATCCGCTTCGCCGACCTGATCGAGCAGCACGGTGAAGAGCTGGCCCTGCTGGAAACCCTCGACATGGGCAAGCCGATCAGCGATTCGCTGGGCATCGATGTGTCCAGCGCCGCCCGGGCCATCCGCTGGAGCGGCGAAGCGATCGACAAGATCTACGACGAAGTGGCCGCCACCCCGCACAACGAACTGGGCCTGGTGACCCGCGAGCCGATCGGCGTGGTAGCCGCCATCGTGCCGTGGAACTTCCCCCTGCTGATGAGCTGCTGGAAGCTCGGCCCGGCGCTGTCCACCGGTAACTCGGTGATCCTCAAGCCGTCCGAAAAGTCGCCGCTGACCGCCATCCGCCTGGCCCAGCTGGCCATCGAGGCCGGTATCCCGACCGGCGTGTTCAATGTGCTGCCGGGCTACGGTCACACCGTCGGTAAGGCCCTGGCCCTGCACATGGATGTCGACACCCTGGTATTCACCGGCTCGACCAAGATCGCCAAGCAGCTGATGGTCTACGCCGGCGAGTCGAACATGAAACGCGTGTGGCTGGAGGCCGGCGGCAAGAGCCCGAACATCGTCTTCGCCGACGCCCCGGACCTGCAGGCCGCCGCCGAGGCCGCCGCCGGCGCCATCGCCTTCAACCAGGGCGAGGTGTGCACCGCCGGCTCCCGTCTGCTGGTGGAGAACTCGATCAAGGCGCAGTTCGTGCCCCTGGTGGTCGAGGCCCTCAAGACCTGGAAGCCGGGTCACCCGCTGGACCCACAGACCAACGTCGGCGCCCTGGTCGATCAGCAGCAGCTCAATACCGTGCTCGGCTATATCGAGGCGGGGCAGGCCGATGGTGCCAAGCTGGTCGCCGGCGGCAAGCGCACCCTGGAGGAGACCGGCGGCGTGTATGTCGAGCCGACCATCTTCGACGGCGTGAGCAACGCCATGAAGATCGCCCGCGAGGAGATCTTCGGCCCGGTGCTCTCGGTGATCGGTTTCGACGACGCCGAGGAAGCCGTGCGCATCGCCAACGACACGCCCTACGGTTTGGCAGCGGCGGTGTGGACCAGCAACCTGTCCAAGGCGCACCTGACCGCCAAGGCCCTGCGCGCCGGCAGTGTGTGGGTCAACCAGTACGATGGCGGCGACATGACCGCGCCGTTCGGTGGCTTCAAGCAGTCCGGCAACGGCCGCGACAAGTCGCTGCACGCGTTCGACAAGTACACCGAGCTGAAGGCGACCTGGATCAGGCTGTAA
- a CDS encoding aminotransferase-like domain-containing protein, with the protein MFIRGIPDISSPTLKPLLRSLSRLGRRQSVEGLSYGCIHGDPKLREQLSRLMLDSGCQIPPEEIVITTGGHEALSAAICATCKPGDIVALDSPSFHGVMQALKGFGIKALELPTDPLSGISLDALELALEQWPIKAIQLTPTCNNPLGYIMPEANKRALLTLAQRYDVAIIEDDVYGELAYSYPRPRTIKSYDVDGRVLLCSSFSKTLAPGLRIGWIAAGRYQPQILHLKYIGTGMTAQLPQLALAEFIAAGHYEPHLRRMRSQYARNRNRMTDWVSRYFPSGTRVSQPHGGFMLWVELDSAFDSQQLNRVLLPHKLQIAPGSIFSAAGKYRNCLRLNYAAPLTAELEEAVRRVGAAAGELLAELRRTD; encoded by the coding sequence TTGTTCATCCGTGGCATTCCCGACATCAGCAGCCCCACCCTGAAACCCCTGCTGCGCTCGCTGTCGCGCCTGGGCCGGCGGCAATCGGTGGAAGGCTTGAGCTACGGCTGCATCCACGGCGACCCGAAGCTGCGCGAGCAGCTGTCGCGGCTGATGCTCGATTCCGGCTGCCAGATCCCGCCCGAAGAGATCGTCATCACCACCGGCGGCCATGAGGCGCTATCGGCGGCGATCTGCGCGACCTGCAAGCCCGGCGACATCGTCGCCCTCGACTCGCCGAGCTTCCATGGCGTGATGCAGGCCCTGAAGGGCTTTGGCATCAAGGCCCTGGAGCTGCCCACCGACCCGCTCAGCGGCATCAGCCTGGATGCCCTGGAGCTGGCCCTCGAGCAGTGGCCGATCAAGGCCATCCAGCTCACCCCGACATGCAACAACCCGCTGGGCTACATCATGCCGGAGGCCAACAAGCGCGCCCTGCTGACGCTGGCCCAGCGCTACGACGTGGCGATCATCGAGGACGACGTCTACGGCGAGCTGGCGTACAGCTACCCGCGCCCGCGCACCATCAAGTCCTACGACGTCGATGGCCGCGTGCTGCTCTGCAGCTCGTTCTCCAAGACCCTGGCGCCGGGGCTGCGCATCGGCTGGATAGCGGCCGGGCGCTACCAGCCGCAGATCCTCCACCTCAAGTACATCGGCACCGGCATGACCGCGCAGCTGCCGCAACTGGCCCTGGCCGAGTTCATCGCCGCAGGGCACTACGAGCCGCACCTGCGGCGCATGCGCAGCCAGTACGCGCGCAACCGCAACCGGATGACCGACTGGGTCAGCCGCTACTTTCCCAGTGGCACGCGGGTCAGCCAGCCCCATGGCGGTTTCATGCTCTGGGTCGAGCTGGACAGCGCCTTCGACAGCCAGCAGCTCAATCGCGTGCTGCTGCCGCACAAGCTGCAGATCGCCCCGGGCAGTATCTTCTCCGCGGCCGGCAAGTACCGTAACTGCCTGCGTCTGAACTATGCCGCGCCACTGACGGCGGAACTGGAAGAGGCCGTGCGCCGCGTCGGCGCAGCCGCAGGCGAGCTGCTGGCGGAGCTGCGCCGAACGGATTAG
- a CDS encoding MFS transporter — MRWGTYFAVCSAVISIGLALGVTMPLVSLRLEGWGYGSFAIGVMAATPAVGVLLGASLAGRLAGWLGTTRLMQASLLCSALSVALLAQLQDYAVWLVLRLLIGVALTLVFILGESWINQLAVEKWRGRLVALYGTGYALSQLCGPLLLTALGTASDRGFWAGTALLIGGSLLLVGRRGAPRVDAQSVSGRGLPAFCRKLPAIAWAVMLFAAFEAMMLTLLPIYGLRQGFTQEVALFMVSVVVVGDAVLQLPIGLLADRMSRGSLFRGCGVILLGSSLAIPLLLHSPLIWPLLVLFGASAGGLFTLSLILIGERYRDDELVRANAHVAQLWGIGCLLGPLATGAASQWLSSHALPLLMALGAAVFVVLAWRGTGFEPVLAGAPARGD; from the coding sequence ATGCGTTGGGGTACCTATTTCGCCGTCTGCTCGGCGGTGATCAGCATCGGCCTGGCCCTCGGCGTGACCATGCCGCTGGTGTCGCTGCGTCTGGAGGGCTGGGGCTACGGCTCCTTCGCCATCGGCGTGATGGCGGCCACGCCAGCGGTGGGGGTGCTGCTCGGTGCGTCCCTGGCCGGTCGCCTGGCCGGGTGGCTGGGCACGACCCGGCTGATGCAGGCGAGCCTGCTGTGCAGTGCGCTGTCGGTGGCGCTGCTGGCGCAGCTGCAGGATTACGCGGTCTGGCTGGTGCTGCGCCTGCTGATCGGCGTGGCCCTGACCCTGGTATTCATCCTCGGCGAGAGCTGGATCAACCAGCTGGCGGTGGAGAAGTGGCGTGGCCGGCTGGTGGCGCTGTACGGCACCGGCTATGCGTTGAGCCAGCTCTGCGGTCCACTGTTGCTGACGGCGCTGGGCACGGCAAGCGACCGCGGCTTCTGGGCCGGCACCGCGCTGCTGATCGGCGGCTCGCTGCTGCTGGTGGGGCGCCGCGGCGCGCCGCGGGTCGATGCGCAGAGCGTCTCGGGGCGTGGGTTGCCGGCCTTCTGCCGCAAGCTGCCGGCGATCGCCTGGGCGGTGATGCTGTTCGCCGCGTTCGAGGCGATGATGCTCACCCTGCTGCCTATCTACGGCCTGCGTCAGGGCTTCACCCAGGAGGTCGCGCTGTTCATGGTCAGCGTGGTGGTGGTGGGCGATGCCGTGCTGCAGCTGCCGATCGGCCTGCTCGCCGACCGCATGTCGCGCGGCAGCCTGTTCCGCGGCTGCGGGGTGATCCTGCTGGGCTCCAGTCTGGCCATTCCGTTGCTGCTGCACTCGCCGCTGATCTGGCCGCTGCTGGTGCTGTTCGGCGCCAGCGCCGGGGGGCTGTTCACCCTGTCGCTGATTCTCATCGGCGAGCGCTACCGCGACGACGAACTGGTGCGGGCCAATGCCCATGTGGCGCAGTTGTGGGGTATCGGCTGTCTGCTCGGGCCGCTGGCCACCGGGGCCGCCAGCCAGTGGCTGAGCAGCCATGCCCTGCCACTGCTGATGGCCCTCGGCGCCGCGGTGTTCGTGGTGCTGGCCTGGCGCGGTACCGGCTTCGAGCCGGTGCTGGCCGGCGCCCCGGCGCGCGGCGACTAA
- a CDS encoding NAD(P)/FAD-dependent oxidoreductase encodes MNARVRQPVHSTQHADSYYAASTRRQLDFPPLGGELRADVCVVGGGFSGLNTAIELAEKGFSVALLEARKVGWGASGRNGGQLIRGVGHGVEQFESVIGADGVRQLKLMGLEAVEIVRERVERFRIDCDLTWGYCDLANKPSHLAGFAEDLEELKSLGYRHELRLLQAEQMHEVVGSSRYVGGLIDMGSGHLHPLNLALGEAAVAQAMGVQLFENSPVTRIDYGPEVRVHTAHGTVRAAQLVLACNAYLGELNPTLGGKVLPAGSYIIATEPLSESQAKALIPRNMALCDQRVALDYYRLSADRRLLFGGACHYSGRDPADIAGYMRPKMLEVFPQLGEVKIDYQWGGMIGIGANRLPQIGRLKDQANVYFAQAYSGHGVNATHLAGKLLAEAIAGQAGGGFELFAKVPHMTFPGGRYLRSPLLALGMLWHRLKELA; translated from the coding sequence ATGAACGCCCGCGTTCGCCAGCCTGTGCACAGCACCCAGCACGCCGACTCCTACTACGCCGCCAGCACCCGTCGCCAGCTCGACTTCCCGCCCCTGGGCGGTGAGCTGCGCGCCGATGTGTGCGTGGTCGGCGGCGGCTTCTCGGGGTTGAACACCGCCATCGAGCTGGCCGAGAAGGGTTTCTCGGTGGCGCTGCTGGAAGCGCGCAAGGTGGGTTGGGGCGCCAGCGGGCGCAACGGCGGCCAGCTGATCCGCGGGGTCGGCCACGGGGTCGAGCAGTTCGAATCGGTGATCGGCGCCGACGGTGTGCGCCAGCTCAAGCTGATGGGCCTGGAGGCGGTGGAGATCGTCCGCGAACGGGTCGAGCGCTTCCGGATCGACTGCGATCTGACCTGGGGCTACTGCGACCTGGCCAACAAGCCCAGCCATCTGGCCGGTTTCGCCGAGGACCTGGAAGAGCTCAAGTCCCTCGGCTACCGCCACGAACTGCGCCTGCTGCAGGCCGAGCAGATGCACGAAGTGGTCGGCTCCAGCCGCTATGTCGGCGGCCTGATCGACATGGGCTCCGGCCATCTGCACCCGCTCAACCTCGCCCTGGGCGAGGCCGCAGTGGCGCAAGCTATGGGGGTGCAGCTGTTCGAGAACTCGCCGGTGACGCGCATCGACTACGGACCCGAGGTCCGGGTGCACACGGCCCACGGCACGGTGCGCGCCGCTCAGCTGGTGCTCGCCTGCAACGCCTACCTGGGCGAGCTGAATCCGACCCTGGGCGGCAAGGTGCTACCGGCCGGCAGCTATATCATCGCCACCGAGCCGCTCTCGGAAAGCCAGGCCAAGGCGCTGATCCCCCGCAACATGGCGCTGTGCGATCAGCGGGTGGCACTCGACTACTACCGCCTGTCCGCCGACCGGCGCCTGCTGTTCGGCGGTGCCTGCCATTATTCCGGCCGCGATCCGGCGGATATCGCCGGCTACATGCGGCCGAAAATGCTCGAGGTGTTTCCGCAGCTGGGCGAGGTCAAGATCGACTACCAGTGGGGCGGCATGATCGGCATCGGCGCCAACCGCCTGCCGCAGATCGGCCGGCTCAAGGATCAAGCCAATGTCTACTTCGCCCAGGCCTATTCAGGCCACGGGGTCAACGCCACCCACCTGGCCGGCAAGCTGCTGGCCGAGGCCATCGCAGGCCAGGCTGGCGGCGGCTTCGAGCTGTTCGCCAAGGTGCCGCACATGACCTTCCCTGGCGGCCGCTATTTGCGCTCGCCGCTACTGGCCCTCGGCATGCTCTGGCATCGGCTCAAGGAACTGGCCTGA